The Leptodactylus fuscus isolate aLepFus1 chromosome 5, aLepFus1.hap2, whole genome shotgun sequence genome segment GAGGTTTAGTCCTCTAACAAATCCACTCCTCACATCACAGGCAGCCATTAAGAGGAACAATGTATTTCTTTCCATTGAGTATTAGCCATTTTAATCGAATCACTAAATAAATTCTGTTCTTGAATAACACACAGCAGGAGCAGGAGAACAATGGAGGACTTGCATTCTTCTCTGAGGCACAATGAAGTCATTACCATTCGTTACAGGTTGGTTCTCTCTCCTTGTACAGAACGCCCTTTTGCAATCCACGCATCCTATGGCACAGAAAATACCATGAAGATAAACAAAATGCTGGTGTGACACAGTACAATAGAACACAAATGACAACTCTAGAAATACATTTGCACCTATAGTGCAGTCTCACGAAACCTTGTCTTGTACTATTACGACGGATGCCAGAAATATGTAGCTGCCATAACTGATGGCTTTCTGTATTACACAGCAGAGACCTGATATAGCAGACAAACCTGAGATctgagagaaatttttttttaaaactatataaatgataTTGCCATAATTGTACCAACACgcaaaataaaggtaacatgtaattttggctgcacagtgaacgttgTAAAAACAGCTCATAAGAATGCTGCAAATTAGAAATAAAAGctgattttgctttggttttctgagccaaagtaaagaatggctagaaaaagattgggatatatatatatatatatatatatatatatatatatatatatatattacttataattctgccttctgctcaatccactcctggcttgagctaaaaaaaaccatagcaaaaaaaaaacccaataacgTTGTGGTTCCGCAAAGCCCCTGCCATTAGGAGTCTCCCTTCTTCAATTTGTTAATCACTCCCTGTTAGTAAGGAAgttctatccttaaaggggttggtcactttcagaccaatattgacaaacaaatgtacaataaaaagatatacaattttccagtatactttctgtaacaattcctcatggttttctagatctctgcttgctgtcattcattctgttacttctagaggataaaactctgaccatggtcatgtgatttactgtccatggtcatgtgatgaggacacaggtgcacagctgattaccaggcagatgtctgattattgtgctgtgactgtaacgagcggcacctgtgtgcgcatcacatgaccatggacagtaaatcacatgaccatcgtcagacttttatccactagaagtaacagaatgaatgacagcaagccgagatctagaaaactgtgagggattgatacagaaagtatattggaaaattgtatatctttatattgtacatttgtttgtcaatattggtctgaaagcggccaacccctttaatgattggaAGAGGAAGGCGCTGGGCTCTCTACGCACAGTGAATAGAGAGGGGAGGGGCAGGTCCCGCTTCTCATCCTCTATAATGTTGCAGGTTTCCACACAGATTTCCCATCTTCTCACAGGTCAAAGTGAGAGAATTTATTTCTGATTCTGCTGCATGTGTAAGTGTTGATAGGATATTAGTCATACACAGCAAGCATATTATGGTCTCTTAGGCTTTATTTTCTTGATTCTAATATTGGTCTTCTACATTCAGCTCTAGCAGCACTATTCATATGGCAGATGGTGGGGTTACTCTCCCCAATTTAAAGATCTATTCCTTGGCTTCGCATCTACCCTTGGTTGCTGATTGGTTTAGGTGTGCTTCACATTACACTAATATGATGCAGGATTATAAATGCTCCTACCCTACCTTTATCTCAGCCCTGAACATGTTCCACTTGAGGTTAGAGAGAATTCTCTTATTGTGGACTACTATCCAGGGATGGGGCGAAGTGAGGAAGGCGTACAGGTGACCAGGTTGTCACCCCATTACTCCCCATAAATCCCTTTTACAGACAAGTGTTAATGAAGGGTTACACAATAGTATTATATGAAAGACCAAATGTTTATAATTTGCCCCTAAAATAAGCTCTAGTTTAGCGATTCTGGTTTTCCCACTGTAGACTTTGCACAACCTTGAAAATCTGGtcaatgtattgtttttattgtgtTGTCTTATCTGTAAAAAGGTGTAAATCGCTGGACTGAATTACAATAAAATGGGACAAGTGTATAACATTAGGTTGTATGACTGTCTCCCGGACCTGTGATCTATGTTGGTTTTATTAATTAGGTTTTTACAGAAGGTATTCAGCAGAATTTGGTCTGCACATCAAATTGCTACAACAAACATAAGCCCCCATTCACTATATCGCCTGCAACAACAGGACAGTGATCTTTTGGCCAATGTTTTAAATTTCCTTGTAGGATTGCAAGATAGACAACAGTTTCCATATTTGCAGATTCGTAGCATTGTATCTTTGTATTTTTAAACGGTCACGTTCCTTCATACCCTCCACAAGCAGCATATATAAAACCATCCAATCTTGTATCAACTGGACTGTAATGGAGATGGGGCTGCCAGGTGGGCAACTCAACTTTCACCCACACCACTAAAGACATCCTGGAAGCCACGCTTTGACTGAAAAAGTGCACCCGGTCGGTACATCTACAGATACGGCCTGGCTAATTTTTCAtagtacatacactcaccggccactttattaggtacaccatgctagtaacgggttggacccccttttgccttcagaactgcctcaattcttcgtggcatagattcaacaaggtgctggaagcattcctcagagattttggtccatattgacatgatggcatcacacagttgccgcagatttgtcggctgcacatccatgatgcgaatctcccgttccaccacatcccaaagatgctctattggattgagatctggtgactgtggaggccattggagtacagtgaactcattgtcatgttcaagaaaccagtctgagatgattccagctttatgacatggcgcattatcctgctgaaagtagccatcagatgttgggtacattgtggtcataaagggatggacatggtcagcaacaatactcaggtaggctttggcgttgcaacaatgctcaattggtaccaaggggcccaaagagtgccaagaaaatattccccacaccatgacaccaccaccagcctgaaccgttgatacaaggcaggatggatccatgctttcatgttgttgacaccaaattctgaccctaccatccgaatgtcgcagcagaaatcgagactcatcagaccaggcaacgtttttccaatcttcaattgtccaatttcgatgagcttgtgcacattgtagcctcagtttcctgttcatagctgaaaggagtggcacccggtgtggtcttctgctgctgtagcccatctgcctcaaagtttgacgtactgtgcgttcagagatgctcttctggctaccttggttgtaacgggtggctatttgagtcactgttgcctttctatcagctcgaaccagtctggccattctcctctgacctctggcatcaacaacgcatttccgcccacagaactgccgctcactggatgttttttctttttcggaccattctctgtaaaccctagagatggttgtgcgtgaaaatcccagtagatcagcagtttctgaaatactcagaccagcccttctggcaccaacaaccatgccacgttcaaaggcactcaaatcacctttcttccccatactgatgctcggtttgaactgcaggagattgtcttgaccatgtctacatgcctaaatgcactgagttgccgccatgtgattggctgattagaaattaagtgttaacgagcagttggacaggtgtacctaataaagtggccggtgagtgtacgtgACTACCTTCTTGCATCTGCCTCAAATTACTTTTTCATGGGCTAAATGTCAGCCGTTAAACTCTGATGTTCATGATAACTTTTAGAGCTGTATTCAGATGCAGATATTTTGGGCCTTGGTTGGTGTCTTTTCAAAACCATATTGCTCTGACTCCTAAGTGGGTGATCTTCAATATCTTGTCAGTGACAATAGCCTACTCTCTAAATCTAATAAGTCTATGTTTGTGAAGTGGGCCAGTGTGACCAATAAATTCGCATTCACAAGCACTGGGAAAACCCAGTCCCTGTGTCTCTTACACTGATCATTTTGAAGGTGGAGCATTTGTTCCACATGAACTGACTTAATACTATGCTGTGTAAAAACATGATGACAAAAACTTTCTCTCAATCTTGGCACACAGTGATTCACACGAGACTTTTGACCATTCAGATGTCCTTACATGACAGCTTTCAATACACAGTGTAGTATTCCCTTGAACTATTACATGGACGACAGCCTATTACATTGGTATAATTGTTCTATTACTGAAATGTCGCAACATTTTGGCACACAATGTTGTCACTTAAGCATGACCCAATCTTGTCAGGCAAGGCACAATAATTAATCAATGTGCAGTAAGGCCATATTACACCCAAATTTACAGTGCAATTTCATTAGTAAATATGCCTTGTCAAGATCTTTGCTCGGGGACAGCATTGTGCCAGGATATTTGTTCCTTTTTTTGCACTTTATCAACCTCTGTAATCAAACATCTATCTTATAAATAGTATAGTAATACCTTTAATGTAAATTCAGATTCTATCCCATAGCGTTTTGTTGCAAGCTCTATGACCTCTTTCTCAATGTTTTCCTGAGTCGTTCCCTTGACATCTATATAATGGCAATCCGAGCTGGCATAATGGCAAGAAATTGCCTGAAATTATAAAGCATGAAAATAATAACTAATTTTCACAtggataataaaaattatattaaatataaaacACCAAATACAAATGCCACTTTTGTAGTCAGCAAGGTAAAATATTTGGAATTTATTTTCAAGACTTTGTTTGCCGTATTAAcctatttttctaaataaatacatatgGAAGGACAGGATCACCTGACTTGATCTTGTTGGAACTTCATATTTTCCCTATAACTTGTGCAGCCTAATAAATCCTGCAGTTTTCATAATAACAAATGAACAACAATGAAATACTATTAACATGCTGGAGTTTTATTGCCAATGCTTATGGTTTAAAGATCTTTGCTCAAGGACAGCATTGTGCCAGGGTGTTTTTATTGTGCACTTTATTAGCCtctgtaaaaaaatattttacaaataatATAACATAGTAATGTCATAGCTTTTGCAATTTTAGACAGAAGcaaggtcctgtacattattgtaaTGTTAGGTGTCTTTTCAAGATTATTTATAACATGTGGTACAGTCTCTTACCTTCCTGAACCCAGCTGTCTTGTTCATTCCAGATCCATGGATAAGAATGGGGTGAAAGAACACTGTATCTCCCTTTTCCATGGTCAAATGCACTCTAGGAATGCTTGGATCATAATCACGAACTCCATGGTACATCTTATTGACCCCAccctaaaaacattaaaaactcaTATTACTTCATTACACACTGTGCATGATacattaggaagcgtttttttccagtgccaaaataagccacatgtaatttacgtgtgaactaagcataacgagccgtgcacctgtgtgttcattacatgaccatggactgattattTTTCCACAGGACGTAAGCAgaaagaatgacagcaaacagagatctagaaaactgttagGATACAGTTACagatttgatacagaaagtatatcgaAAAATTGTTTAGCTTATACAaataacatttatctctcaatatctggctgaaactggacaacccctttaaaaagtatGAGCCTCTTAAATTAGGCACAGGGAAGTTCATTACTAGAAATGCCAATTTTGATAAATCCGACCCAATGACAGTATAGCTACCATCTAAAACATTACTTCgatatatttatgtattatgTAATCTTTTAGTAAACTTTGCATAAAATAATAGTACATGatcaaaaaaaaacactatttctgGCTATAATATGACTCGCATTCTTCATTTTTTATAGCAATTTTCCCCTTTGCAGGCTTATACATGGAAAGTATAAGAAGGAATAAAACACTTTTGGTGAGATAGTAACTTTTTATTTAGCTGTTTGCATTCTCTGTTTGCATTCTGGGCTCCTACTGATttctccttctccatagacttttattgtgAACAATATATGACAACTCGATGATCTTTTGTACAACTTGCTATAGCAAGACGGACTTTAGTAGGTATgaaaagaggtcctttcaccacctccaccaattccagttcgTAGCATGTGAAATCTCTTCTTTAacattaagggagcattcacacgatgttacactccactcattctgaacgtaaaattcgttaAGAATGAGCgcttaaaaagcagctcccattgatttgaatgggtgccagcgtgcaggcatacgcgcgctacccattcaaatcaatgggaggcttttttccctattgctttcaatgtgatgcaCGCGTATTACGTTGAAAGCAATTGCTCCCGTTGATTtgaatgggtagcacgcgtattcaaatcaatgggagctgctttttacgcgctcattgtgaatgaattttacgttcagaatgagcggagcgtaacatcgTTTGAATGCTTCTTAAGAGTAAAATTCAGTCACAGCAAGATAATTGAAGCGGAGGCATTTTTCTCTGAAAAAATGTATGGCAAATTTTTCATATTTGCATGTACTATCAATTTattcaaagtttgttgaaaagttagttACCTTTTAAGTAAATGTTACAATACTTCTTTTTGATTTTGCAGAAATAACAGTGCCCCTTACCTCCCATTCTGGATAATCATGCTGTTTGAGCTCTCCTTTGTGAGTTCCCGGAAGAACCACAAGGCATCCATTGCTTCGGTCAATACGCTCCATCGCTGTCCAAGCACAAACAATGCGGTCTGCAGGCCTGAATGGGAAATAGTGCAGATCCTGATGCATTGGATGCCGAGAGGTCTTTTTACCTGGAATAAAAGTGATATACAGAAAGACTGAAATTGCATTTATCACTTCCCCTGatctttccacactcaaaaattTGAATGTTAAAATATTTAAGTAGTGATAAAGCAAATAATAATTGATGACTAGATCTCCATAAGACTTCTGTGTATGGTCTATTTTCTCCACTCACCAAATTATAATTCCTAATATATTTAAAGTCGTATTCCTATCTGGGATTAAGTCGCTTTAGATCAGCTGAATGCAAAGAGTCTGGTTCCTCCAATCTCCAACAACCAAGTGAATAATAATGCATgaaaaatgtagtattacatggagccCATTCAAATAAACGACCGGTCATGTGATACTCTGTTGtgctaaagggaacctgtctccCATGAAAATGCAGtttaatctgcaggcagcatgttatagaggaggagctgagcagactaatgtatagttttgtga includes the following:
- the PHYH gene encoding phytanoyl-CoA dioxygenase, peroxisomal gives rise to the protein MQARGSGVTAGGRLSVLQRHLTAVPVSGQVSTATYLPKFQYTLDNDLLTTEQRQFYEENGFLVIKNLVSHKDIDEFRDVFEKVCKKELPVPPGMVVMRDVAIAKSEYVPDQKAITKVQDFQELPGLFRYCSLPQILQYVECFTGPNIMSMHTMLINKPPDAGKKTSRHPMHQDLHYFPFRPADRIVCAWTAMERIDRSNGCLVVLPGTHKGELKQHDYPEWEGGVNKMYHGVRDYDPSIPRVHLTMEKGDTVFFHPILIHGSGMNKTAGFRKAISCHYASSDCHYIDVKGTTQENIEKEVIELATKRYGIESEFTLKDAWIAKGRSVQGERTNL